A window of Candidatus Nitrospira allomarina genomic DNA:
TTCAGCAATTGGGTGGCGATATTGCCGGCGTGGTATTTTTAGTCGAATTGCTGAAGCTCGATGGACGAAACAAATTGAACGGGTGTGACATTCACTCCCTGATTACCTATGAGTAAGAACATAGACTATCGTATTGCCGCATGATGCAACGGGGAAGGTGTCCGCAATACATCCTCCTGTCGTGTGAGAGAATGGTTAACTTTGGAAGGAAGAAAGGAATGTAGTATGGCCGAAAGACCAGTCAAGAAAGAAACCAAAACCACGGCCTCCGCCGGAACAAAAAAAGGTCCGGCAAAAGGCCCCTCAAAAGCCACTTCCCCAACTCCCGCCTCGCGGAAGCCCGCGAAAGCGCCAACAGAAGATCGTCATGTCGCATTAAAGGAAATTCTCCTGGCGAAACGAGAAGCGCTGATTCAAGAAATCAAACAACAGCTTGGACAATCAGTGACAGAAGAACAACAACGCCGGCTGGAAGCCGCCATGGATAGCGGGGACCAGGCGCTGGTGGATTTGGATCGCGAAATGGGGATTTCGCTTCAGGAAATGCGAAACCGTGAACGCCAATTGATTGATGACGCCTTGGATAGTTTGGATGAAGGTACCTATGGCGTGTGCGCGGAATGTGGCGGAGAAATTAATGAAAAGCGTTTGCAAGCGCTTCCGTTTGCGCGTTTGTGCGTCGAGTGTAAATCCAAACGTGAACTGATGGAAAAGATTGAACGATCGGAACAGCGGCAATAACTATCAGGTTTGCCGCTTCTGTTCTTTCATGTCTAGCTGGAATTGGCTTACACCCATCCAAATTGGCATTGGTGTTTTTCACCTTCAACTATCCTCCCACCAACACTTGAGCCTGTGACTGTTCATTCCTTTACAAAAAAATCCAGATCCATTTGATAGGCGGGAGAAAAAGAGTGCAAGGGCGGCTCTGATAAGCTCATGTCAAAGATTGTTGTTCTGGCAAGTGGCGGGTTGGATTCGACGGTGACGGCCGCCATTGCTAAATCAGAAGGAGATGAGCTGTATTTCTTAACTGTTGATTATGGGCAACGCCATCGAACGGAAATCGAATGTGCGCAAAAAATTTCTGAATATTTTGAGGTCAAAGAACACAAACTTATTCGATTGGACTTGCGAACCTTCGGTGGATCGGCGCTAACCGATCAGATTCCCGTCCCCACTAATCGAACCGGACGGGAACGTGCACAGCAAATTCCCGTCACCTATGTTCCGGCCAGAAATACAATATTCTTGAGTCTGGCGCTGGCCTATGCGGAAGTGTTGAATGCCACCAGCATATTTTTTGGGGCCAATATTCGTGACTATTCCGGCTATCCGGATTGTCGGCCTGAATTTATTCAGGCCTTCAAGGAGGTGGCTCGTCTTGGCACCCGAATGGGATTGGAAGGCCAACCGGTCGACATTCTCGCCCCGCTACTCTTTTTGACCAAGCGTGAGATCATCCAAAAAGGGCATGCCTTAGGGGTGCCTTTTCAATGGACCA
This region includes:
- the queC gene encoding 7-cyano-7-deazaguanine synthase QueC, translating into MSKIVVLASGGLDSTVTAAIAKSEGDELYFLTVDYGQRHRTEIECAQKISEYFEVKEHKLIRLDLRTFGGSALTDQIPVPTNRTGRERAQQIPVTYVPARNTIFLSLALAYAEVLNATSIFFGANIRDYSGYPDCRPEFIQAFKEVARLGTRMGLEGQPVDILAPLLFLTKREIIQKGHALGVPFQWTNSCYNPGLQNQPCGHCDSCVIRQEGFKEAQLPDPLLAR
- a CDS encoding TraR/DksA family transcriptional regulator — protein: MAERPVKKETKTTASAGTKKGPAKGPSKATSPTPASRKPAKAPTEDRHVALKEILLAKREALIQEIKQQLGQSVTEEQQRRLEAAMDSGDQALVDLDREMGISLQEMRNRERQLIDDALDSLDEGTYGVCAECGGEINEKRLQALPFARLCVECKSKRELMEKIERSEQRQ